The genomic interval ggaaagacacaaagtgctggagtaactcagcgggccaggcagcatccctgaatccCGAAATGTTCCGAagtgaatcgtcacccatccttgttctccagagatgctgcctgaccggtcaCAACCTTACGcactcacctatccatgctctgcagagatgctgcccgacccactgagttgctccagctcttaGTGTTTCTTCAATAGCTTTCAGATGGATGCCGCTAAGCTGAACACGGTGCGGAAAAGATTGACAACAATGTTCCGACGTTTGTTCTgacccttttcatacctctagttacccactcccatgactctcagtctgaagaagggtctcgacccgaaacgtcacctatttccttttctccagagatgcagcctgacccgctgagttactccaacattttgtgtgtgcCTTCGCAAATAAGGAGAAACTCAATAGGTTGggtctgttcccagctgttatcaggcaacggaatcatcctaccacaaccagagagcagtgctgaaccactatctaccttattggtgacccttggactatccttgatcgggctttgctggctttacctcacactaaacgctattcccttatcatgtattcccttatcactgtaaatggctccattgtaatcatgtctttccgctgactggttagcacgcaacaatagcttttcactgtacctcggtacacgtgacatactaaactaaactggaaatttATGAGATTAATACAAGTTGCTCTTTACTCTTCAGTTTTAACAGCCTGCTGCTTGAAGAAGAAATAAATGAAGGAGTTCTCACACTCTGAATAGCatggggaattctttgccacagaaggccgtggaggtcaagtcagtggatattttttaaggagatagatagattcatgattagtacaggtgtcagaattgatggggagaaggcaggagaatggggttaggagggagagatagatcagtcatgattgaacggcggagtagactcgatgggccgactggcctaattctaccatTCCTGATGACCTTGTGATCTAATGCAGCACGGCATCTTGTAATCTCAAAGACCCGGGTGAAATATTTGCTGTAaaatcctttttctttttgaggaGGAGAGTTCCTGACAATTACAGAGTGCAGCTGGCCAGAACAAGGCTGATGCTCTTTGATTAGAAGCACAACGCACGGCAGAAATGTTCTGCACCTTCCATAAATTATTCAGTTCAGAGAGCGGTGCTTTTGTTTAACTGCACTGTTTAAAATCTACCTTCTGTACGTTGCTCGACATTGAACAGAGGGGGCTTCAGCTGCTAAGGGTCAGCGCCGTGGGTTCATCCATCAGGTTCATATTCGACTTGCTCCATTCTCTTCATTAACACCGGCGCCCTTCAGTTGgaaggtcagtgggggggggggggtgggcttgCAGAAAGCTTAGGCATTGCGGAGAGCAGTTCTGCCGGGGCTGACAGATTACAGCTGCCTAATACTGTACCATGCACCAACGTAGCTCTGCATTCCAATCCTGCCGATCACCGACCCCAACGAGCCCCTTCACCCTTCGCTTGGAGATTACAGCTGCCAAGTCTTGATTTATCGTaagttagaacatggaacataggtggcgcagcggtgatgTGAGGGGGggattcagactgatgtcaggggggcgggacaaaggaaggatatagacaatagacaatggacaacaggtgcaggaggaggccattcggcccttcgagccagcaccaccattcaatgtgatcacggctgatcattctcaatcagtaccccgttcctgccttctccccataccccatgactccgctatccttaagagctctatctagatctctctcgaatgcattcagagaattggcctccactgccttctgaggcagagaattccacagatgagttgcgttgctgcctcacagcaccagagacccgggtttgatcctgactacgggtgctgtccccacggagtttgtaccttctccccgtgtcctgcgtgggctttctccgggtgcaccggtttcctcccgcactccaaagacgtgcaggtttgtaggctaattggcttcggtaaaattgtaaattttcctttgtgtgtgtaggatagtgttagtgtgcgggtatcgctggtcggcgtggactcttgtTGCTCATAGGGCCTATTTcctcactgtatttctaaactaaactaagaacataggacagtacagcaaaggcataggcccttcggcccacattgattgtgccgagcatgatgccaagaccaacttacACATTGGTCTGCTGAAAACATTGCAGAAGCGTCCAAACGGACCTTGCATACTGTAAAGATTACACTCTCCTctcctcgatttgtaccagcatctgcagttattttcttacactctccaCTGTGGTCTCCTGCCCATGATTACAGGTCAACCAACACACATCaacattgcagagttgtggacgtagcccagaccatcacacaaaccaatctcccttccattgactccatccacatctCACTcagcctcggcaaggtcagcagcatcatccagtctcaccccggccactccctcttctcccctctccctcttctcccctctccctcttctcccctctcccatcgggcaagaggtactgaagtgtgaaaacgcacacctccagattcagggacagttgttATCAGACAAGTTTCAGTTCTCTCACTAACTCGAATGCggtgctgacctcccatctatttcattggagacttctgaactatctttaataggaATTTATCTTGCgccaaatgttgtaccctttatctgtacactgtgtgtcCAACTTTCCATTAACAGTGAAACCAACAACAATAACAAGGCAAAATAGGATCACTTTCAAAATGGTCATATTTTCTCTGCACACATGGTTAGATTCAAGCCAGATCTTGAGTGATCAATTAAAGTCAAAGAGCaaggacagtttagtttagtttagagatacagcgcggaaactggcccttcggcccatcgagtccgctccgaccagcgatccctgcggtccaacactatcctgcacacactagggacaatttacctttataaccaagccaattaacgtgcagacctgcacgtctttggagtgtgggaggcaaccggatagtacccggagaaaacccacgcaggtcaccgggagaacgtacaaactccgtacagacagcacctgtagtcgggatcgaaccggcgctgtaaggcagcagctctacctgcacttggcccatatccctctaaacccttttaTCCAcagatctatccaaatgtctttgactTTTCATGAAGAAATTATAATTTATGATTCACCTCCTTGGTGAAAAATTCAGAATGAGAATTGTTGCAATGTACTAAATGTAAAGAGGTTGCTGAGATTCACAGGATCCTAGACACAGCAGATCGGCCCATGCAGCCCAATATTCTGCTGTTAtccctccttcctctcttccccacaATATCCCAGCTAGTTTTAAACAATCCTTCATGAATATTTTGACCCCTCCTATCCCATTTAACATATTggctcggcacggtggcgtaacagtagagttgctgccttacagcgccagagagccgggttcgatcctgactacgggtgctgtcaggcaAATGACATCCAGTAATTCCAACACCCGTACATGAGTTACTTACACAGTCCATGTTCTTTATTGGCAGGACGTAGTTCTGGTTGCTGGATTCCTCCACACAATAGGCCTGGAGAAAGAGGTAAACACACATTGGTCAGGGCAGAGCTTGCTGAGATGAATAGAGTGTGGTGACACGGTGTTTATTTTCCAACGTCAACTTTCAACTGATCTGGAGTGAATGATACTTTGAATTCCCAATATTGCAGGCAAAATCTTTCAAATTCAATCCCTTCTGTAAATAGGACATATAACGCTCATATGCATGATTGCAAGCGTTAAATCAGTGGGCTTTTGCTGTCGACCTTTCGGGTGGGAATACGTGAGGTGTGGCTACAAGTGAACCTAGCCCATGGCATCTACAACTCTGAgtagtacatccgtcaaagagaacgcctacaagtccctggtcaggcccaaattggagtattgtggagctgcaCGGGAtacctttcaacaacaacaacaagatcaccctggagaaagtacaaggcCGAGCAGCTCGCTtcgtatgtaatgactacaagcgcaaacatcttatcgaaacatatatgattattaaggggttggacacgttagaggcaggaaacatgttcccaatgttgggggagtccagaaccaggggccacagtttaagaataaggggtaggccatttagaacagagatgaggaaaaacgttttcagtcagagagttgtgaatctgtggaattctctgcctcagaaggcagtggaggccaattctctgaatgcattcaagagagagctagatagagctcttaaggatagcggagtcagggggtatggggagaaggcaggaacggggtactgattgagaatgatcagccatgatcacattgaatggcggtgctggctcgaagggccgaatggcctcctcctgcacctattgtctagtgtcgaTTGAGATCGCCTCATCTAGGAcacaaaggcccacttcaaaatgtaatcactactctaaTCACTCCGACCTGTGCGAGATAAACACTtacgaggtgtttgcgcagtaatcaaccagaaccagagtgAGATGCAagccattgtccccagtgtgtgctgtTACGGATGGTATGGTCTAGGTAgacgagactaggtcagagaaagtggtcggcgtggactgctagggccgaacgggcctgtttccatgctgtaattgttatatggttatatggacaaTGGACCATCGATGCCACGTCGCGGGAATAAATGGATCAAAGGCCAGTTTCGAAGGCTGTGTTTCACGTCCGTTTTTTTTTTCCAGTCTAAAGCATACAGAATTATTATACCTGAGACTTTGCTGTGGCCCACTGGATCAGGTGTGATCTCGGGCGGGTGCAGTGACCACCCGACACGGGGAGAGTGCAAGAAAGAGGCGGTGAGCCGGAGCGGGTGGGAGCAGGTGgccgagagaggagaggggggggggagcggtagGATGGAGAAGGGaacggaggggggaaggggggaaatagGAAGAGGGGGAATATTGAGGAAAGAGGGTGGAAAGGGGATGCAAGCTTGAGCTATTTTCTTTTACCGTTGACGATATGGTGTTATTTCCTTTCGGTTCCACTGTCATTGATTCCGCACTTGGGAGCACGCCTGCCGCATTTCTCACTGTGAAGCCTAGTAGTGTACCCTTCTCTGAGTGCCCAGTCCCATCAGCGAATGCACCGCTCGTTGCATTTGCCTCCGTCTTGCCAGTCACCGTTGACGATATGGTGTTATTTCCTTTCGGTTCCAGTGTCGTTGATTCCGCACTTGGGAGCACGCCTGCCGCGTTTCTCACTGTGGAGCCTCCTAGTGTACCCTTCTCTGAGTGCCCAGTCCCACCAGCGAATGATGCACCGCTCGTTGCATTTGCCCCCGTCGTGCCAGTCGTATTTTTCACCCCGACCTCATTATTCATCGAGGTGTTCTGCACGTTCCCGGGGGCACTTGTCACCGTTTCAACACCTGCGCCCTCCTTGGTACGGTCAGTGGGCGCGTTCGCGACGACGCTTTCAGTTGCGGCACTTGGCGTTGTCGCGGAAATACTTGTGGGTCTGCTCGTCGGGGCTGTGTTTTCCGATAAGCCCTGGTTGGGACTTGGTGCAGAAGTTCCGGGTCGATTGGTCGGTGCTGGGCTCGATGCCGCCGAGGCACCTGTACTTTCTGCAAAAAATAGATTTATAATAAATCATCAAATGACGCCCTGTTCTGTACAGCCATCTCCACACCCACTGCAAAACCTATCACGCGTCTGTCTACGGACTGTAAATGCCTcggttgcaatcatgtattgacattctagccttagagggagtacagagaaggttcaccagattgatccctgggatggcaggactttcatatgaagaaagactggatagactcggcttgtactcgctggaatttagaagactgaggggggatcttatagaaagatataaaattcttaaggggttggagatgctagatgcgggaagattgttcccgatatgatgttggggaagtccagatccaggggtcacagcttaaggataagggggatgtcttttaggaccgagatgagaaaacatttcttcacacagagagtggtgagtctgtggaattctctgccacagaaggtagttgaggccagttcattggctatatttaagagggagttagatgtggcccttgtggctaaagggatcagggggtatggagagaaggcaggtacaggttactgagctggatgatcagccatgatcatattgaatgtcggtgcaggctcgaagggccgaatggtctactcctgcacctattttctatgtttctatgtttctattctgttgGCTGGTGAGCACGCACCgaaggctttccactgtaccccggtacgcctgacaataaactaatctgaacgctGGACGCCAGGGTAGATGTCACGGTCTtagagccacagagtgatacagccctttgtcccaacttggccacgccggccaacgtgtcccatccacactagtcccacttgcctgtgttgggcccatacccctctaaacctgtcctgtccatgtacctgtctaattgctacttaaacattgcctctcctccggcagctcgttccatatacccaccaccctctgtgtgaaaaatgttaccCACTCAGATCCTGtacaatctttcccctttcaccttagatctatgccctctggctcttgattccccaactctgggcaagaggctcagtgcgtctacccgatctattcctctcataatttatacacctctaaatcatcatctctcatcctcctgtgagtGAGGGAATATTGTCCCAGCCTGCtctaactctccctatagctttggTTCTCgaatcccggcaacatcctcataaatctcctctgcacctttacgaacttgacaacatctttcctataacatggtgcccacaactgaacacaatactctaaatgcggcctcaccaacatcttatacaactgcaacatgacctcccaacttcttcaaATATCTTTCTCGCAAATGAGAGACAAACAAATGCTTATAGTCATAGCGTCatggagtgattcagtgtggaaacaggcccttcggcccaacttgcccacaccggccaacatgtcccagctacactcgtcccacctgcttccaactggcccatatccctcaaaacctgtcctatccatgtaccctgtttaactgtttcttaaacgttgggatagtccctgcctcaactacctcctctggcagctcgttccatacacccaccaccctctgtgtggaaatatttcccctcagattcctatttaatcgtttccccttcaccttaaacctatgacctctggtcctcgattcccctcctcagggtaagagactctgtgcatgtcCTCTCATTATTGTAGACACCTCtccaagatcatccctcatcttcctgcactccagggaatattgtcccagcttgctcaacctctccctgtgactCAGACTCTTGAGTCCTAGTACCCTCCTTGCAAATGCTCTCTGCACCCTGcaacctttccaacttgacaacatctttcctacgacAATGTGTTTCAGTAGGTTCAGTGACATGTTTGATTGATCAGTAGCGTGGGTACTTCTTGAAGAAGACGATGATGTTCCCGCTTTGGTCACTGTAGGAGTCATACTAGCTTGAGTGGTTGTAGAGCTGGGTTCTGTTCCGTTTATGGTTACTCCACTGGTAGCCGGCAATGCCAGCAGTGAAATGCGATCGGAACTATTGGTTGGCCTGGAACCTGCTGAAGAAACAAGAGCTTGCAATTATTATTGGACAGGGGTAGGACatgcacttcagtttagtttagagatacagcgcggaaacaggcccttcggcccaccgagtccgtgctgaccggtacaccagcactatcctgcacacaccaaggaaaatttacaatgataccaagccaataaacctacacatctttggagtgtgggaggaaaccggagcacccggagaaaacccacgcaggtcacgaggggaacgtacaatctctgtacagacagcacctgcagtcaggaatgaacccgggtctctgtctggttcggtaaggcagcaattctactgctgcgccaccgtgacgcacaaATCCAGTCCCACTCATCCAGTGACATCCAGTCCCACTTTCTTATTCTGAATTCAATTGCACCGTGAACAATATAACATCCATCTCAACCATCAGCAAAGAGGTGGGCCGGGTCATCAGCAGTTTTGGCAAGAGGCACATtctctttgacaatagacaataggtgcaggagtaggccacttggcccttcgagccagcaccgccattcaatgtgatcattgctgatcattcacgatcagtaccccgctcctgccttctccccgtaccctgcttcctgatgcgcAGTTTGGTTTTAGCCAGGCCCACCCATCTCCACACGTCATCACAACCTTCGACCATGCATCGCTGCATGGTTTGCATTGCAGAACGGCTCCaaccaagaccgcgagaaattgcagcgaatcatGGACagtacagcccagaccatcacacaaaccaacctcccttccattgtcttACACAACTGCCACGCGACCTCCCAAATCCAATAAATCTCAAATATCTTACTCGCAAATGAGTGACGAACAACACGAAATGCTTATAGTCATAGCGTCatggagtgattcagtgtggaaacaggcccttcggcccaacttgcccacaccggccaacatgccccagctacacttgtcccacctgcctgcgcttggtccatatccctctaaacctgtcctatccatgtacctgtctaactgattcttaaacattgggatagtccctgcctgaactacttcccctggcagctcattccatacacccaccaccctgtgtgtgaaaaagttacccctcagattcctatcaaatcttttccccttcaccttaaacccatgacctctggtcctcgattcccctcctcagggtaagagactctgtgcatgttCTCTCATTATTGTAGACACCTctccaagatcacccctcatcttcctgcactccagcgaatatagtcccagcttgctcaacctctccctatgactCAGACTGTCGAGTCCTAGCACCCTCCTTGCAAATGCTCTTTGCACccgttccaacttgacaacatctatctgtctgtctatctgtctgtctgtctgtctgtctgtctgtctgtctgtctgtctgtctgtctgtctgtctgtctgtctgtctgtctgtctgtctgtctgtctgtctgtctctaactatctctatctatctctatttctctctatatctatctatctatctatctatctatctatctatctatctacctacctacctacctatctatctctctctctctctctctctctctctctctatctatctatctatctatctatctatctatctatctatctatctatctatctatctatctatctatctatctatctctaaaactctgtgtccgtgtgtccgtgtgtccgtgtgtatgtgtgtccgtgtgtatgtgtgtccgtgtgtatgtgtctatgtgtgcaACATAACTTTTGTCGctcgcacagccaaaacagtacactatAGCGCCACAATCtctgcaccaccttactcaccattatcctgggcatataatcaaaccactctcattcaaattgaagctacatttttaaggcTAGAGAGATTTCAAAGTTTCAAAATTttatttctaacccatttcttgaagggcttcagcgtgtgacgtcaccccTCTAcgtggaatgggcccaacgggtccacttggtccagtcttTCCTAATAACAAGGTGTTTCCTCACACCTGACCGTCCTCAATCTCAAAAATGAGTGGACGTaaaggcacagtgacacagcggtagagcagagtgaagtgtggatggagtcaatggaagggaggttgttttgtgtgaaGGCCTACCCTACTATGTCCACATCCTCATCTGAAAGTGGGCACCTTCAAAAGCATGCAACTCTCTTAGAAGGCCAATATAAATTGTTGCAGAGGGGGACTTGAACTTACAACTTTCAGTATCTGGGATAAATGTGTTGCCATAGGAagaacaggggcggcacagtggcgcagcggtagagttgctgccttacaatgccagagacccgggttcgatcctgactatgtgcactgtctgtacggagtttgtacattttccccgtgacctgcatggatttcctctggtttcctcccacactccaaagacgaacagcttTTATATGTAATTCGCTTCgggaaatgataaattgtccctcgtgtgtgtgggatagaattagtgcacggggtgatcgctggtcagcgcggacttgttgggctgaagggcctgtttccacgctgtatctctgaagtctaaatgaAGTCTACAGGTGAACGTTCAATTGGTGATCAGACCCCATGGGTGATGCGTCCACCATTACAATGCGTATTCAGCACAAGGCTCAGGAAACAGGGTTTCCGTCATGTGTCTAATGATTCATTCACCTTACCTGATGTTGAACTATTTGCCTTATTTTGTTCCGCCGTGGCGACTTGGTCACTTTGGGTTGAAGGAACCAAGGAGTTTATTACGGTTTGATGTGGTGGTGTGGTAGTTGTCATTGATATTTCTGATTGATCAGTCATGAGGGTATTTCGTGAAGAAGTCGATGATGAGCTCGCATTGGCCACTGCAGTAGTTGTACCAGGCGTAGCAGTTGGAGAGCTGGTTTTAGTTGCGTTATTGTTTATTCCACTGGTGTCCGTCGATGTCGGCGGTGAACTGAGAACTAGTGGTGAACTAGTGGTTGACCAGGAACCTGCTGAAGGAACAAGAGCTTGCAATTATTATTGGACAGGGGTAGgacatgcagtttagtttagtttagagatacagcgcggaaacaggcccttcggcccattgagtccgtgctgaccagcgatcgccccgtacactagcactatcctgcacacactaaggaaaatttacaattataccaagccaataaacctacaaacctgcacgtctttggagtgtgggaggaaaccggagcacccggagaaaacccacgcaggtcacggggagaacgtgcaaactccgtacagatagcacccgtagtcaggattgaacccgggtctctggttctgtaaggcagcaattctattgctgcgccaccgtgccgcgcaaaTCCAGTCCCACTCATCCAGTGACATCCAGTCCCTCTTGTTGTGAATTTTATTCCACCGTGAACAATATtatgtttcaaggtcagtttattgttacatgtaccggttaaggtacagtgagatttgagtcaccatacagccatactaagtgaaaagcaacaagccacacaaccacgtaaaataaaagttaacatacacATCCATCatggtggattccacattcctcactgtgatggaaggcaataaagctcaagcttcttcctctttgttctctcgcggtcggagcagtcaaaccatccgcgatcaaagcccccgtcagggtaatcgaagctcccgcgtcggggcggttgaaactctcaccgcggcacggagctcccaggtcggcctcttcttaccagaaaccgcgggcttcacggtgttaaagtccacagaccCCGCGGTTGGAgtttcgatccctggcaaagggatcgcaggctccgcgatgttaaccatcagcaaagtgatggaccGGGCCATCAGCAATATTGGCAAGGGGCGCATTCCCTTTgataacctgcttcctgatgcgcAGTCTGGTTTTAGTCAGGCCCACCCATCTCCATGGATGGGCCTTGGACCATGCAACCTTGGACCATGCAACGCAGCACAACCTTGGACCATGCAACGCAGCacagtttgggaacggctccatccaagaccacaagaaattgcagagaattatggacgcagcctggaccatcacataaaccaacctccctttcatcgaccccatttacacctcgcgttgcctcggcaaggccagcagcacaatcaaggaccagtcgcaccccggccactccttcttcccccctctcccatcgggcaaaaggtatagaagtgtgaaaacgcacacctccagattcaggggcagtttcttcccagctgttatcaggaaactgaaccatccgaccaacaactagagagcggtcccaaactactatctacctcattggagaccttcggactatctttaatcggactttgcagggtttatcctgcactaaatgttattcatgttattccctttatcgtgtgccTTGTGCATTGtactcatgtgttgtctttccactgactggttagcatgcaacaaaggcttgtCACTGCACgtcgggtacacgtgacaataaactaaactgaactagttcAAACAGTGACCAGAGAGCCATGCTTCGGGGAGCGAGGTATGAGTGATCACACTCGACCAAGTGTGGGATAAAGGAGCCCTGGTAAAACTGGATTCAATGGACATCAAATGGACAACATGCCTCTCACAAAAGAAGATGCAGAAACAAAATGCAGTCTGATCAGTGATGCACGATGATCAGTGTTTGGAGACATCAACACCATTGTTCTGACCTCAGCAACCTACACTGCCATTCTGAATGGGTGAGTACCGCTAGTGACAGTGAAGACCATACTCCATCCCACATCAATGGTGCAATTCAGATGGGGTTACATTGTCCAGCATGGATATTGAGGGCAAAGGGCTTATTCCTGAGCTGTACCATTTAATATTCTATGTGTAGTCATTGCTGattggggagtggatgcaaaagtgggataacgtagaacgagtgtgaacgggggaTTGCAAGTCGgcatggagggccgaagggcctgttcccatgctgttgcagttgtacagggccctagtgagaccgcacctggagtactgtgtgcagttttggtctccaaatttgaggaaggatattcttgctattgagggcgtgcagcgtaggtttactaggttaattcccggaatggcgggactgtcatatgttgaaagactggagcgactaggcttgtatacactggaatttagaaggatgagaggggatcttatcgaaacatataagattattaaggggttggacacgttagaggcaggaaacatgttcccaatgttgggggagtccagaaccaggggccacagtttaagaataaggggtaggccatttagaactgagatgaggaaaaactttttcagtcagagagttgtgaatctgtggaattctctgcctcagaaggcagtggaggccaattctctgaatgctttcaagagagagctggatagagctcttaaggatagcggagtcaggggtatggggagaaggcaggaacggggtacattgagagtgatcagccatgattacattgaatggtggtgctggctcgaagggccgaatggcctcctcctgcacctattgtctattgtttattgtatctctgaaccaaactaaacatgaGTTTGTCTGTTTTAGTGATGAT from Rhinoraja longicauda isolate Sanriku21f chromosome 23, sRhiLon1.1, whole genome shotgun sequence carries:
- the podxl gene encoding podocalyxin isoform X3, translating into MRLLILLCFLAGSWSTTSSPLVLSSPPTSTDTSGINNNATKTSSPTATPGTTTAVANASSSSTSSRNTLMTDQSEISMTTTTPPHQTVINSLVPSTQSDQVATAEQNKANSSTSGSRPTNSSDRISLLALPATSGVTINGTEPSSTTTQASMTPTVTKAGTSSSSSRKSTGASAASSPAPTNRPGTSAPSPNQGLSENTAPTSRPTSISATTPSAATESVVANAPTDRTKEGAGVETVTSAPGNVQNTSMNNEVGVKNTTGTTGANATSGASFAGGTGHSEKGTLGGSTVRNAAGVLPSAESTTLEPKGNNTISSTVTGKTEANATSGAFADGTGHSEKGTLLGFTVRNAAGVLPSAESMTVEPKGNNTISSTAYCVEESSNQNYVLPIKNMDCESFVREKGRAMADAICSGLVMAEGLKGFDKCEVQFSHEKEHQGKLHIDVSFKVSVHRMNDVLKRVQEAMKEDLNQNNDDENKQRESATELKKLIAMVVTGLLLLLVFLSAIVYWGSQRKSKLKDPYLTEELRTVDNGCHDNPAMDITERESEMEEKKNSKATYLENTDGWIVPMGAHIKGEVEEEDTHL
- the podxl gene encoding podocalyxin isoform X1, yielding MRLLILLCFLAGSWSTTSSPLVLSSPPTSTDTSGINNNATKTSSPTATPGTTTAVANASSSSTSSRNTLMTDQSEISMTTTTPPHQTVINSLVPSTQSDQVATAEQNKANSSTSAGSRPTNSSDRISLLALPATSGVTINGTEPSSTTTQASMTPTVTKAGTSSSSSRKSTGASAASSPAPTNRPGTSAPSPNQGLSENTAPTSRPTSISATTPSAATESVVANAPTDRTKEGAGVETVTSAPGNVQNTSMNNEVGVKNTTGTTGANATSGASFAGGTGHSEKGTLGGSTVRNAAGVLPSAESTTLEPKGNNTISSTVTGKTEANATSGAFADGTGHSEKGTLLGFTVRNAAGVLPSAESMTVEPKGNNTISSTAYCVEESSNQNYVLPIKNMDCESFVREKGRAMADAICSGLVMAEGLKGFDKCEVQFSHEKEHQGKLHIDVSFKVSVHRMNDVLKRVQEAMKEDLNQNNDDENKQRESATELKKLIAMVVTGLLLLLVFLSAIVYWGSQRKSKLKDPYLTEELRTVDNGCHDNPAMDITERESEMEEKKNSKATYLENTDGWIVPMGAHIKGEVEEEDTHL
- the podxl gene encoding podocalyxin isoform X2 — encoded protein: MRLLILLCFLGSWSTTSSPLVLSSPPTSTDTSGINNNATKTSSPTATPGTTTAVANASSSSTSSRNTLMTDQSEISMTTTTPPHQTVINSLVPSTQSDQVATAEQNKANSSTSAGSRPTNSSDRISLLALPATSGVTINGTEPSSTTTQASMTPTVTKAGTSSSSSRKSTGASAASSPAPTNRPGTSAPSPNQGLSENTAPTSRPTSISATTPSAATESVVANAPTDRTKEGAGVETVTSAPGNVQNTSMNNEVGVKNTTGTTGANATSGASFAGGTGHSEKGTLGGSTVRNAAGVLPSAESTTLEPKGNNTISSTVTGKTEANATSGAFADGTGHSEKGTLLGFTVRNAAGVLPSAESMTVEPKGNNTISSTAYCVEESSNQNYVLPIKNMDCESFVREKGRAMADAICSGLVMAEGLKGFDKCEVQFSHEKEHQGKLHIDVSFKVSVHRMNDVLKRVQEAMKEDLNQNNDDENKQRESATELKKLIAMVVTGLLLLLVFLSAIVYWGSQRKSKLKDPYLTEELRTVDNGCHDNPAMDITERESEMEEKKNSKATYLENTDGWIVPMGAHIKGEVEEEDTHL